Proteins encoded by one window of Chondromyces crocatus:
- a CDS encoding YkgJ family cysteine cluster protein has protein sequence MTTTTKPRIHYDCTKCPAFCCSIYERVVVNQRDINRLARHFELTIEEAERRFTKRNGDERILRRQKDTLLGQTCKFLNLETRGCSIYHARPQICREYPGRSRCGYYDILQFERETQEDDTVLPLIQLRFLKPKREA, from the coding sequence ATGACGACGACCACGAAGCCTCGCATTCATTACGACTGCACCAAATGTCCGGCCTTCTGCTGCTCGATCTACGAGCGCGTGGTGGTGAATCAGCGCGACATCAATCGCCTGGCGCGCCACTTCGAGCTGACCATCGAAGAGGCAGAGCGCCGGTTCACCAAGCGCAACGGTGACGAGCGGATTCTGCGCCGGCAGAAGGACACGCTGCTCGGACAGACGTGCAAATTCCTCAACCTCGAGACGCGCGGGTGCTCGATCTACCACGCACGACCGCAGATCTGTCGCGAGTACCCGGGGCGCTCACGCTGCGGGTACTACGACATCCTGCAGTTCGAGCGGGAGACGCAGGAGGATGACACCGTGCTCCCCCTCATTCAGCTGCGGTTTCTCAAGCCCAAGCGCGAAGCCTGA
- a CDS encoding MlaE family ABC transporter permease encodes MTSRVWETFTHFLEHLGQLGDMTWGAIRATFRRPLEISSTIYQMESLGTRSLGIASVTALFVGMVMAVQFAFGLQKFGGMEYTGRVIGLSFSRELAPTLTAIVVGGRIGAGIAAEVGSMAVTEQIDAIRALGADPLKKLVLPRLLACLVIMPVLGAFALVLGFMGAMFVCSTEFGIPAGFFLATALESVTFGDFFSGILKTPFFGAIIALVGCHFGLITRGGTEGVGLATTRAVVATSIAILISDLFLTKLFILFFPQK; translated from the coding sequence ATGACGTCCCGCGTCTGGGAGACGTTCACCCATTTCCTGGAGCATCTGGGACAGCTGGGCGACATGACCTGGGGCGCCATCCGCGCGACGTTCCGGAGGCCCCTCGAGATCTCGTCGACCATCTACCAGATGGAGTCGCTCGGCACGCGCTCGCTCGGGATCGCTTCGGTCACCGCGCTCTTCGTCGGGATGGTCATGGCGGTGCAGTTCGCGTTCGGCCTGCAGAAGTTCGGCGGGATGGAGTACACGGGGCGCGTCATCGGTCTCTCCTTCTCACGCGAGCTGGCGCCCACGTTGACGGCGATCGTGGTCGGCGGCCGCATCGGAGCAGGCATCGCGGCCGAGGTCGGCTCCATGGCCGTCACCGAGCAGATCGATGCCATCCGTGCTCTGGGCGCGGACCCGCTGAAGAAGCTGGTGCTGCCACGCCTCCTCGCGTGTCTGGTGATCATGCCGGTGCTGGGCGCTTTCGCGCTGGTGCTCGGCTTCATGGGAGCGATGTTCGTTTGCTCGACGGAGTTCGGCATCCCCGCCGGGTTCTTCCTCGCGACGGCGCTCGAGTCCGTGACGTTCGGCGACTTCTTCAGCGGCATCCTGAAGACGCCGTTCTTCGGGGCGATCATCGCGCTGGTCGGCTGTCATTTCGGGCTGATCACCCGAGGGGGCACCGAGGGCGTCGGTCTCGCGACGACCCGGGCCGTCGTCGCGACCTCCATCGCCATCCTGATCTCGGACCTCTTCCTCACCAAGCTGTTCATCCTCTTCTTCCCCCAGAAGTAG
- a CDS encoding rhomboid family intramembrane serine protease, whose product MLPVRDHLPSRRTPVVTYALIALNILTFVWMRALITAGYPPQRLLTEYGLVPLRLLQTPLDASWTVLTSMFMHDPSGWLHLGGNMLFLWIFGDNVEDALGRGRYLAFYLLAGLGAAAAQFFIDPASHIPMVGASGAISGVLAAYGSLYPRAPVTVFFGLFFELPAWIVILEYFAANLFNALGAIGLRGGGVAFFAHLGGFVAGLFLIRGFMIGRSRRKSPDWPKKRSSSRRPPPNGWGRMPPSGSRPPARRWPFP is encoded by the coding sequence ATGCTCCCGGTCCGTGACCACCTCCCGTCCCGTCGCACGCCGGTGGTCACCTACGCGCTGATCGCGCTCAACATTCTCACCTTCGTCTGGATGCGCGCGCTCATCACCGCCGGCTACCCACCTCAGCGCCTGCTGACGGAGTACGGCCTGGTCCCGCTGCGGCTGCTCCAGACGCCGCTCGACGCGAGCTGGACGGTCCTCACCAGCATGTTCATGCACGACCCGTCGGGGTGGCTCCACCTCGGCGGCAACATGCTCTTCCTGTGGATCTTCGGCGACAACGTGGAGGATGCGCTCGGCAGAGGGCGATACCTCGCGTTCTATTTGCTCGCCGGGCTCGGTGCGGCGGCGGCACAGTTCTTCATCGATCCTGCCTCGCACATCCCCATGGTGGGAGCCTCTGGAGCGATCTCCGGCGTCCTCGCAGCGTATGGTTCGCTCTACCCCCGCGCGCCCGTGACGGTGTTCTTCGGCCTGTTCTTCGAGCTGCCGGCCTGGATCGTCATCCTCGAATATTTCGCCGCCAACTTGTTCAACGCGCTCGGCGCGATCGGTCTCCGCGGCGGCGGGGTGGCGTTCTTCGCTCACCTGGGAGGGTTCGTCGCGGGGCTGTTCCTCATCCGTGGCTTCATGATCGGCCGGAGCCGACGAAAATCACCTGACTGGCCAAAGAAGCGTTCTTCCTCACGCCGCCCACCACCAAACGGATGGGGCCGGATGCCTCCATCTGGCTCCCGTCCGCCTGCGCGTCGGTGGCCTTTTCCTTGA
- the cysS gene encoding cysteine--tRNA ligase: MRLRLHDSMTQKLTPLVPRQPGEVHIYCCGPTTYDVAHVGHGRAALAPDVLVRHLRSRGLQVTYVRNVTDVDDKILARASEKGEPPLALSARMAALYQEDMAALGCLRPDVEPRVSEHIPEIIALIERLCDVGAAYVIELPNGARDVYYAVRSFAGYGKLSKRNIEELCAGARVEVVEQKRDPLDFALWKGVVDEGAWGWDSPWGKGRPGWHIECSAMACRYLGAGFDVHAGGMDLIFPHHENEIAQSEAACPADVPFASIWIHNGFVNVDKEKMAKSLGNFVTLRDVYERNDPEALRYFLLSVHYRGPIAFDTTKRENGRVVFPGVVEAERRVDYLYGTLERLEALGAGAEGVDLPGTLPRGLAAVATLAAEARERVEASLDEDLNTPVALSVLADIAKAANELVDLVQRRRKDQAVQQLAPSLARRLLLAFRGTLEALGLLQTPPGAYHARTQARRLGLLGLAPEAVDARVAERAAARQAKDFARSDRLRGELDALGIEIADTPTGSTWRVTVS, from the coding sequence TTGCGCCTCCGCCTGCACGACAGCATGACGCAAAAGCTCACCCCGCTGGTCCCGCGCCAGCCTGGTGAGGTGCACATCTACTGTTGCGGGCCCACCACGTACGATGTCGCTCACGTGGGCCATGGGCGGGCCGCGCTCGCCCCCGATGTGCTCGTACGCCATCTCAGGAGCCGCGGGCTCCAGGTGACCTACGTCCGTAACGTCACAGACGTCGACGACAAGATCCTGGCTCGGGCGTCGGAGAAGGGCGAGCCGCCTCTGGCGCTGTCGGCGCGCATGGCCGCCCTCTACCAGGAAGACATGGCCGCGCTGGGTTGCCTGAGGCCCGATGTCGAGCCACGCGTCTCGGAGCACATCCCGGAGATCATCGCGCTGATCGAGCGCCTGTGCGATGTCGGCGCCGCTTACGTGATCGAGCTGCCGAACGGCGCGCGGGACGTCTATTACGCCGTCCGGAGCTTCGCGGGTTACGGGAAGCTGTCCAAGCGCAACATCGAAGAGCTGTGCGCGGGGGCGCGCGTCGAGGTGGTCGAACAGAAGCGCGATCCCCTGGACTTCGCCTTGTGGAAGGGCGTCGTCGACGAAGGCGCCTGGGGCTGGGACAGCCCATGGGGGAAGGGACGGCCCGGGTGGCACATCGAGTGCTCCGCCATGGCGTGCCGGTACCTCGGCGCTGGCTTCGATGTGCATGCAGGCGGGATGGATCTCATCTTTCCTCACCACGAGAACGAGATCGCTCAGAGTGAAGCTGCCTGCCCGGCCGATGTCCCCTTCGCGTCCATCTGGATCCACAACGGCTTCGTCAACGTCGACAAGGAGAAGATGGCGAAGTCACTCGGCAATTTCGTCACGCTTCGCGATGTGTACGAGCGGAACGATCCAGAGGCCTTGCGCTACTTCCTCCTGAGCGTCCATTACCGGGGACCGATCGCCTTCGACACCACGAAGCGTGAGAACGGCAGGGTCGTCTTTCCTGGCGTCGTGGAGGCAGAGCGTCGCGTCGACTACCTGTACGGCACCCTGGAGCGGCTGGAAGCGCTCGGGGCAGGTGCAGAGGGGGTGGACCTCCCCGGGACGTTGCCCCGGGGCCTGGCGGCAGTCGCTACCCTGGCGGCGGAGGCGCGGGAGCGCGTCGAAGCGAGCCTCGATGAGGACCTGAACACCCCGGTCGCCCTCTCGGTGCTCGCCGACATCGCCAAGGCGGCCAACGAGCTCGTCGACCTGGTCCAGAGGCGTCGAAAGGATCAGGCGGTCCAGCAGCTGGCGCCTTCGCTCGCTCGTCGTCTGCTGCTCGCTTTTCGAGGGACGCTGGAGGCGCTGGGTCTGCTGCAGACCCCGCCCGGAGCGTACCACGCCCGCACGCAGGCACGTCGCCTGGGTCTCCTGGGGCTCGCGCCCGAAGCGGTCGATGCGCGCGTGGCGGAGCGAGCAGCTGCCCGTCAAGCGAAAGACTTCGCCCGGAGTGACCGTCTCCGGGGAGAACTCGACGCGCTGGGGATCGAGATCGCCGATACCCCCACCGGCAGCACCTGGCGGGTGACTGTGTCCTGA
- a CDS encoding DnaJ C-terminal domain-containing protein: MARDLYAVLGVPRDGDEETIKKAFRKLAMKYHPDKSPGKANEQKFKEINQAYEVLSDKQKRALYDEFGEESLSQGFDPERARAFRRYAGARGAGGGGAPGFDVQEIFGGGGFGGSGGVGDLFGDLFGRGGARRGQPARGRGSDVEHHLTVDFNSAIRGTTITVQRPGEGEPATVRIPPGAHEGSRLRIRGQGSPGPGGGPAGDLILHIHVTPHPFFRREGDDLHLDVPITVGEAYRGEKIRIPTPDGEVVLKVPPRTQTGQVMRLRGKGVARKGKDAGDLYVRFLVHVPTNDDPEVEKAVELLEKHMRDPRSDLRF; encoded by the coding sequence ATGGCCCGTGACCTCTATGCTGTGCTCGGAGTCCCTCGTGACGGGGATGAAGAGACGATCAAGAAGGCTTTCCGTAAGCTGGCGATGAAGTACCACCCGGACAAGAGCCCGGGGAAGGCCAACGAGCAGAAGTTCAAGGAGATCAACCAGGCCTACGAGGTCCTGAGCGACAAGCAGAAGCGCGCGCTCTACGACGAGTTCGGTGAGGAGAGCCTCTCGCAGGGGTTCGATCCCGAGCGTGCTCGTGCTTTCCGGCGTTACGCGGGCGCGCGGGGGGCGGGCGGTGGAGGGGCGCCTGGCTTCGACGTGCAGGAGATCTTCGGCGGCGGCGGTTTCGGCGGTTCAGGCGGCGTGGGCGACCTGTTCGGCGACCTGTTCGGTCGAGGCGGCGCTCGCCGCGGGCAGCCCGCGCGGGGACGCGGGAGTGACGTCGAGCATCATCTCACCGTGGATTTCAACTCGGCGATCCGTGGGACCACGATCACGGTGCAGCGGCCCGGAGAGGGTGAACCGGCGACCGTGCGCATTCCTCCGGGAGCGCACGAGGGGAGCAGGCTGCGCATCCGTGGACAGGGGAGCCCTGGGCCAGGCGGAGGTCCTGCGGGCGATCTGATCCTTCACATCCACGTCACGCCGCATCCCTTCTTCCGACGCGAAGGCGATGATTTGCATCTCGATGTGCCCATCACCGTGGGTGAGGCGTACCGAGGAGAGAAGATCCGTATCCCCACACCCGACGGCGAGGTGGTGCTGAAGGTCCCGCCCCGCACGCAGACGGGGCAGGTGATGCGGCTCCGAGGCAAAGGCGTCGCTCGCAAGGGCAAGGATGCCGGGGATCTCTACGTGCGATTCCTGGTGCACGTCCCCACGAACGATGATCCCGAAGTCGAGAAAGCGGTCGAGCTGCTCGAGAAGCACATGCGTGATCCACGGAGCGATCTGCGCTTCTGA
- a CDS encoding crotonase/enoyl-CoA hydratase family protein produces MPFCRIEVIDHVAIVTLEHATMPPAFFAELTSTMQEVSEHPDVRAVLLKSQAKAFSYGLDLPAAFNELGPHLTSGGTAGPRMQLLALIRKLQGAFNAVSACPVPVVAAIHGWCIGGGLDLAAACDIRLCTADARFSLRETKIAMVADLGSLQRLPPIIGQGHTRELAFTGKDVPATRAREIGLVNDVFSDVEALLAGARALCSEIAANPPLAVRGVKQVLGYGEGKTVAEGLEYVAAWNSAFLASEDLGEALSSFMEKRPPRYSGR; encoded by the coding sequence ATGCCCTTCTGCCGGATCGAGGTCATTGACCACGTCGCCATCGTCACCCTCGAACACGCGACCATGCCGCCCGCGTTCTTTGCGGAACTCACGTCGACGATGCAGGAAGTCTCCGAGCATCCCGATGTGAGAGCGGTGCTCCTGAAATCACAGGCCAAAGCCTTCAGCTATGGCCTCGATCTCCCCGCCGCGTTCAACGAGCTGGGCCCCCACCTCACCAGCGGCGGCACCGCTGGGCCCAGGATGCAGCTGCTGGCCCTGATCCGGAAGCTGCAAGGCGCGTTCAATGCCGTCTCCGCGTGTCCCGTACCTGTCGTCGCAGCGATCCATGGCTGGTGCATCGGCGGCGGTCTCGACCTCGCCGCGGCCTGTGACATCCGGCTGTGCACCGCAGACGCGCGCTTCTCCCTCCGCGAGACGAAGATCGCCATGGTCGCCGACCTCGGTAGCTTGCAACGGCTTCCGCCCATCATCGGTCAGGGTCACACACGCGAGCTGGCCTTCACCGGGAAGGACGTCCCCGCCACGCGAGCCCGGGAGATCGGACTCGTGAACGACGTCTTCTCCGACGTCGAAGCGCTGCTCGCAGGGGCACGAGCGCTCTGCAGTGAGATCGCAGCCAATCCGCCTCTCGCTGTGCGAGGCGTGAAGCAGGTCCTGGGCTACGGAGAGGGCAAGACCGTCGCCGAAGGGCTGGAGTACGTGGCCGCGTGGAACTCGGCCTTCCTGGCTTCAGAAGACCTGGGTGAGGCCCTCTCGTCGTTCATGGAGAAGCGCCCCCCCAGGTACAGCGGGCGGTAG
- a CDS encoding chorismate-binding protein has product MRTLAPERPTFLFEWGEGRYAAVGYRPRSETLFPNGKDALAALRQEMVELTKSATLDEALLDGDTNGTRRLAAMLNQGLVGFIAYEALQLALGFDPWGQMALLSRFIKAPTVALFDHHEQTMTIAGASEGMVRRCAWELAQAPDLSPLEIPDPEALPEALQPMPSDEVFAAKSAAARTRLAAGEAKQLTLARSFKAAPRGANVFDAYRALRVLSPRSNLFFLDFVETPIAPGMTLFGASDESFETLPDADADAATAIDEIGNVLLAGAPVGDPTKAAARLARMFEAGPRMLYGGAAGYLLPGGEVNLALGRASAVLLHGELTVTAAAPVSSDGSAHYEVLRQARPLLAAIRAAQESLHAREEEAKRKAEAAAKREAEAAAKAEAAAKEAAETDAGEASSS; this is encoded by the coding sequence ATGAGGACTCTCGCGCCGGAGCGTCCGACGTTCCTCTTCGAGTGGGGAGAGGGCCGTTATGCCGCCGTCGGGTACCGACCTCGGAGCGAGACCCTCTTCCCGAACGGGAAGGACGCGCTGGCGGCGCTCCGACAGGAAATGGTCGAGCTCACGAAGAGCGCCACGCTGGACGAAGCGCTCCTGGACGGCGATACGAACGGGACGCGGCGCCTCGCGGCCATGCTCAATCAGGGCCTGGTGGGTTTCATCGCCTACGAGGCGTTGCAGCTGGCGCTCGGCTTCGATCCTTGGGGTCAGATGGCGCTCCTCAGCCGGTTCATCAAAGCACCGACCGTGGCACTCTTCGATCACCACGAACAGACGATGACCATCGCGGGGGCCTCGGAGGGGATGGTCAGACGCTGTGCGTGGGAGCTCGCACAGGCCCCGGACCTCTCTCCACTCGAGATCCCCGATCCGGAAGCGCTTCCCGAAGCGCTCCAACCCATGCCATCCGATGAGGTCTTCGCTGCAAAGAGCGCCGCAGCACGCACGCGACTCGCGGCTGGCGAGGCAAAACAGCTCACGCTGGCCCGCTCGTTCAAGGCCGCTCCGAGAGGAGCGAACGTGTTCGATGCCTACCGTGCGCTGCGAGTCCTCTCCCCCAGGTCCAACCTCTTCTTCCTGGACTTCGTGGAGACGCCCATTGCACCTGGCATGACGCTTTTCGGAGCCTCGGACGAGAGTTTCGAGACGCTGCCGGACGCGGATGCCGACGCTGCCACGGCCATCGACGAAATCGGGAACGTGCTCCTCGCCGGTGCTCCGGTCGGTGACCCCACCAAAGCGGCGGCGCGGCTCGCACGCATGTTCGAAGCCGGGCCACGCATGCTCTACGGCGGAGCCGCTGGATACCTGCTGCCAGGCGGGGAGGTCAACCTGGCCCTCGGACGCGCGTCAGCGGTCCTGCTCCATGGAGAGCTGACCGTCACGGCAGCAGCGCCGGTCAGCTCCGACGGCAGCGCTCACTACGAAGTACTACGTCAGGCGCGCCCACTGCTTGCGGCCATCCGCGCGGCTCAAGAGTCGCTCCACGCGCGCGAGGAAGAAGCCAAGCGGAAGGCCGAGGCGGCGGCCAAGCGGGAAGCCGAGGCGGCTGCCAAAGCCGAAGCCGCTGCCAAAGAGGCTGCAGAAACAGACGCGGGCGAAGCATCCTCCTCGTGA
- a CDS encoding response regulator produces MAIELPAVRILIVDDDRAICDYMQTLLERDGYQVKTLADPTTVEEEVRAGGYHLIILDLMMPKLDGIEVLKRIRKVDSDIAVVIFTGFPNLESAVASMKLDAVDYIKKPFNVDEFREVLARVMRKKGLARTPEEQLHRVIGDTIRNLRKDKDLTLKQMARRTGLSVSLLSQIERAESSASISSLYKIAVALESRIQDLFGHY; encoded by the coding sequence GTGGCAATCGAGCTTCCCGCTGTACGCATTCTGATCGTCGATGATGACCGAGCCATCTGCGACTACATGCAGACGCTGCTCGAGCGAGACGGCTACCAGGTAAAGACGCTAGCCGATCCGACAACGGTGGAAGAGGAGGTGAGGGCTGGTGGCTACCATCTGATCATCCTCGATCTGATGATGCCGAAGCTTGATGGCATCGAAGTCCTGAAGCGGATCCGCAAGGTCGACAGCGACATCGCCGTGGTGATCTTCACCGGCTTCCCGAACCTCGAGAGCGCCGTGGCCTCGATGAAGCTCGATGCCGTCGACTACATCAAGAAGCCGTTCAACGTGGACGAGTTCCGCGAGGTGCTCGCGCGGGTCATGCGCAAGAAGGGTCTCGCGCGCACCCCGGAGGAGCAACTTCACCGCGTGATCGGCGACACGATCCGCAACCTCCGCAAGGACAAGGATCTGACCCTCAAGCAGATGGCGCGGCGGACGGGTCTGAGCGTCTCTCTCCTCTCCCAGATCGAGAGAGCAGAGTCGTCGGCGTCCATCTCGTCGCTTTACAAAATCGCCGTCGCGCTCGAATCGCGGATCCAGGACCTCTTCGGTCACTACTGA
- a CDS encoding NmrA/HSCARG family protein, with protein sequence MNTAGREILVIGATGRQGGAVARELLGRGYRVRALCRSPDKPAARSLAMSGVRVIAGDLDDRTSLEAAVDGVHGVFGVQNYWDGAPGSKLGEAGEVRQGKNLMKAAKDAAVAHFIQSSGGGVTIAPELSVNRGKLAVEEYGRAIGLPLTIVRGVFFMDNFEDPELGFCSGISRGQLLMPWDPDTKLQMIALEDLARFVVMAFDRPQEFIGMRFDLAGDELTMLDIANTLSRVLGFPVEFAGSSASLARIRAQDEDMAELFTAVFKHGFQAAIPQLRALHPGMLTFEDFLRKSGWAERDPGGRYQPDQLGPS encoded by the coding sequence ATGAACACAGCAGGACGCGAGATACTCGTTATCGGCGCGACAGGAAGACAAGGGGGCGCTGTCGCGCGCGAGCTGCTCGGACGCGGTTACCGTGTACGAGCGCTCTGCAGGAGCCCGGACAAACCCGCAGCACGCTCACTCGCCATGAGCGGTGTGCGCGTCATTGCGGGAGACCTCGATGATCGGACGTCGCTCGAGGCCGCAGTCGACGGCGTCCATGGGGTCTTCGGGGTACAGAACTACTGGGATGGCGCCCCCGGGTCCAAGCTCGGGGAAGCTGGCGAAGTGAGGCAAGGGAAGAACCTCATGAAGGCCGCGAAGGATGCGGCGGTCGCCCACTTCATTCAATCCTCCGGCGGCGGCGTCACCATTGCGCCCGAGTTATCCGTCAATCGTGGCAAGCTCGCCGTCGAAGAATATGGTCGCGCGATCGGACTCCCGCTGACCATCGTCCGCGGGGTCTTCTTCATGGATAACTTCGAGGACCCGGAGCTGGGCTTCTGCAGCGGCATCTCTCGAGGACAGCTGCTCATGCCCTGGGACCCGGATACGAAGCTGCAGATGATCGCGCTGGAGGATCTGGCTCGCTTCGTCGTCATGGCCTTCGACCGACCCCAGGAGTTCATCGGCATGAGGTTCGACCTCGCCGGGGACGAGCTGACGATGCTCGACATCGCGAACACCCTCTCCCGGGTACTCGGCTTCCCCGTGGAGTTCGCCGGAAGCTCCGCCAGCCTTGCCCGCATCCGCGCGCAGGACGAGGACATGGCGGAGCTGTTCACCGCCGTCTTCAAGCACGGCTTCCAGGCTGCGATTCCCCAGCTTCGCGCCTTGCATCCAGGGATGCTCACGTTCGAGGACTTCCTGCGCAAGTCAGGCTGGGCCGAGCGCGATCCCGGAGGGAGGTACCAACCCGACCAGCTCGGACCGAGCTGA
- a CDS encoding hybrid sensor histidine kinase/response regulator has product MPDRADTSLISALSRARSVILDAAVSAEQRRLIGPAVAEIDRVIASVRPAASATFQLTPVEETAPPDELEVEALRREVERLRVLARQDRGLLDVILNHSPHGMLVSDADGKIILQNRASERVWAGSATADTVEQWGQYRAFHPDGRPYASSDWAMNRCLSSRAVITAEEVHFQRFDGTHGMLLGSCAPIVSGDGELVGALSIFADITEFKQLEAKLRVSEAWLATTLKSIGDAVIATNSAGRIEFMNPMAEALTGWSISEARGLPLGDVYRTLDERTREELDSPVTKVLRSGTLVGLAESTQLVRKNGTELAVDERGAPIRNDEGELIGVVLVFRDVTEKRREDQRRQFISEASRKLALSGLDFEATLGNVACLAAPHVADGAIVDILESDGSVVRLSAIHLESAQGDVIDALRRRYPSEPDVPYAVHGVLRTGESILWPDIQDSDSGTWTELGPGERRVELSAAVRPDDRDLNYLALLRELGVRSAMIVPLRARGRTRGAITLVSAQPGRRYNLDDLTLAEELSSFAALALDNAQLYREAQQVNRAKDEFLATLSHELRTPLTAILGWTRMLRQGSLKPETQARALEAIERNGALQAQLVEDLLDASRIITGKLRLEVTALDLPPVVHAAIDAVRHGADAKGIEISVSLDPSAGPISGDPTRLQQVVWNLLSNAIKFTPKGGRVSVQLVRIGGAARLEVRDNGQGIAQEFLPYVFDRFRQADSTSTRPHSGLGLGLAIARHLVELHGGVVRAESAGEGRGAIFTVEMPIAVGASALRKLDNAAALLDSEPTLQGLHILVVDDEPDARELVGAVLERKGATVTTAATVTDALATIERIKPDVILSDLGMPGEDGYSLIRRLRARSPERGGRIPAAALTAYASAQDRTRALLAGFQSHVPKPIEASELAAVIANLAGRTG; this is encoded by the coding sequence ATGCCTGACCGTGCGGATACGTCGCTGATCTCCGCGCTCAGCAGGGCCCGCTCGGTGATCCTCGACGCGGCCGTCAGCGCGGAGCAGCGACGTCTCATCGGGCCCGCTGTCGCCGAGATCGACCGCGTCATTGCCAGTGTTCGCCCCGCCGCGAGCGCCACGTTCCAGCTCACGCCGGTGGAGGAGACGGCGCCCCCCGACGAGCTCGAAGTCGAGGCCCTCCGCCGTGAGGTGGAGCGCTTGCGGGTCCTCGCTCGCCAGGATCGTGGACTCCTCGACGTGATCCTGAACCACAGCCCGCACGGGATGCTGGTCTCGGATGCAGACGGCAAGATCATCCTCCAGAACCGCGCATCCGAGCGGGTCTGGGCGGGCAGCGCGACGGCGGATACCGTCGAGCAGTGGGGCCAGTACCGGGCATTCCACCCCGACGGGCGGCCCTATGCGTCGAGTGACTGGGCGATGAACCGCTGTCTGAGCAGCAGGGCCGTGATCACCGCCGAGGAGGTCCACTTCCAGCGCTTCGATGGCACCCACGGCATGCTCCTCGGGAGCTGCGCGCCCATCGTGTCGGGTGACGGCGAGCTGGTCGGTGCGCTGTCCATCTTCGCCGACATCACCGAGTTCAAGCAGCTCGAAGCCAAGTTGCGCGTCAGCGAAGCCTGGCTGGCGACCACCTTGAAGAGCATCGGAGACGCCGTCATCGCCACCAACAGCGCAGGGCGCATCGAGTTCATGAACCCGATGGCCGAAGCGCTGACGGGCTGGAGCATCAGCGAGGCGCGCGGGCTGCCGCTGGGTGATGTTTACCGAACCCTCGACGAGCGGACGCGCGAGGAGCTGGACAGCCCCGTCACGAAGGTGCTCCGGAGTGGCACCCTCGTCGGTCTGGCGGAGAGCACCCAGCTCGTGCGGAAGAACGGCACCGAGCTGGCCGTCGACGAGCGCGGGGCGCCCATCCGCAACGACGAAGGCGAGCTGATCGGGGTGGTGCTGGTATTCCGTGACGTCACGGAGAAGCGCCGCGAGGATCAGCGTCGTCAGTTCATCAGCGAAGCCAGCCGCAAGCTCGCCCTGTCAGGACTCGATTTCGAGGCGACGCTGGGCAACGTCGCGTGCCTGGCCGCGCCTCACGTCGCGGATGGCGCCATCGTGGACATCCTCGAGTCCGATGGGTCCGTGGTGCGCCTCTCTGCGATCCACCTGGAGTCCGCGCAGGGGGATGTCATCGATGCGCTCCGTCGACGGTATCCATCCGAGCCCGATGTGCCGTACGCGGTGCACGGGGTCCTCCGCACCGGTGAGTCGATCCTGTGGCCCGACATCCAGGACTCGGATTCCGGGACGTGGACCGAGCTGGGCCCCGGAGAACGCCGCGTCGAGCTGTCGGCAGCGGTCCGCCCGGACGACCGGGATCTGAATTACCTGGCGCTGTTGCGAGAGCTCGGGGTCCGCTCCGCGATGATCGTCCCGCTGCGCGCTCGCGGCAGGACCCGCGGCGCGATCACCCTCGTCTCGGCGCAGCCGGGCCGCCGGTACAACCTCGATGATCTCACGCTGGCGGAGGAGCTCTCCAGCTTCGCGGCGCTCGCGCTGGACAATGCCCAGCTCTATCGCGAGGCACAGCAGGTGAACCGCGCCAAGGACGAGTTCCTCGCCACGCTGTCCCACGAACTCCGCACGCCGCTCACCGCCATCCTGGGCTGGACGCGCATGCTCCGGCAGGGATCTCTCAAGCCGGAGACCCAGGCCCGGGCGCTCGAAGCGATCGAGAGGAATGGCGCGCTGCAGGCGCAGCTCGTGGAGGACTTGCTCGATGCATCACGCATCATCACGGGCAAGCTGCGGCTCGAGGTGACCGCACTCGATCTGCCTCCAGTCGTCCACGCGGCCATCGACGCGGTCCGCCACGGTGCCGACGCGAAGGGGATCGAGATCAGCGTGTCGCTCGACCCATCCGCAGGGCCGATCTCGGGCGACCCGACCCGCTTGCAGCAGGTGGTCTGGAACCTCCTGTCCAACGCGATCAAGTTCACGCCCAAGGGGGGTCGGGTCTCGGTGCAGCTGGTCCGGATCGGGGGAGCGGCCCGCCTCGAAGTCCGCGACAACGGGCAGGGCATTGCCCAGGAGTTCCTGCCCTACGTCTTCGACCGCTTCCGCCAGGCAGACAGCACGAGCACCCGCCCCCACAGCGGCCTCGGTCTGGGCCTCGCCATCGCTCGCCACCTGGTCGAGCTGCACGGCGGTGTCGTCCGCGCCGAGAGTGCCGGCGAGGGGAGGGGGGCGATCTTCACCGTCGAGATGCCGATTGCGGTGGGCGCGAGCGCGCTGCGCAAGCTGGACAATGCAGCGGCGCTGCTCGACAGCGAGCCCACACTGCAAGGGCTGCACATCCTCGTCGTGGATGACGAGCCCGACGCCCGCGAGCTCGTCGGCGCAGTGCTGGAACGCAAGGGCGCCACGGTGACCACCGCAGCCACCGTGACGGACGCGCTGGCGACCATCGAGCGCATCAAACCAGACGTGATCCTCAGCGATCTGGGGATGCCGGGCGAAGACGGATACAGCCTCATCCGGCGGCTCCGCGCTCGCAGCCCGGAGCGAGGGGGACGCATTCCCGCTGCAGCTCTCACGGCATATGCGAGCGCCCAGGATCGAACTCGTGCGCTGCTCGCCGGCTTTCAATCTCATGTGCCGAAGCCCATTGAAGCGTCCGAGCTGGCAGCAGTGATCGCGAATCTCGCAGGACGCACGGGATGA